GAGCATCGCGAGGCGGACCGTCGCGTCGCGGTACACCGGAGCGCTCTCCGGTATGCGGCGGAACGCGTCGGCCGCCTCCTGCACCGCCCCCTTCTCCTCGTACGCCGACCCGAGGAAGAAGCGGACCTGCGCGTTTTCCGGTTCCGCCGTCAGGACGAAGGTGAACTCGTTGATCGCGTCGTCGAACCGGTCGCGGTCGAGATACAGGAGACCGAGCTTGGCGCGGACGTCGATGCTGTTCGAGGAGAATTTTTTCAGCTCCTCGTACTGGCCGAGCGCCTGGTCGATCTTCTTCTCCCGGACGAGCACGCGGCCGAGCCGCTCGCGGATGAACGGATTGTTCGGGGCGGAGTGCAGCGCCCGCTGGTACCGCTCCTCGGCCTCCGCGTTCCGGTTGAGGATCTCCAGGACCGCCCCGGAATCGATCAGCGCCGCGTCGAAGCCGGGCGCGACCTCGAGCGCCTTGTCGTAATCGGCGAGGGCGGCCTCGAACTTCTTCTGCGAGGCGAGGATCCGTCCGCGATAGTAGTACCCCAGGTGGGAATCCGGGTTCCGCCCGATGAGGGTCCCCAGGACCTCCAGGGCCTTGTCGTACCGCCCCTCCTCCGCGTGGAGCGTCGCCATGTGGAGGTACGGCTCGTCGTTCTCCGGATCCTCCCGGACCACCCGCTCGTATTCGGCGAGCGCCGCCGCGCGGTCCCCGGAGGCGGCAAGGATGCCGGCCATGAGGTACCGGGACCGGGTGTGCCCCTCGTCCTGCGCCAGCGCCTTCCGAAGCGTCTCCCGGGCCTCCGGAAGCCGCCCCTTCTTGACCTGGATGTTCGCGATCTCGAACAGGATGTCCGGCTCGTCGTCGGAATACTTCAGGGCCTTCCCGTACCAATCCAGCGCGGAATCGAGGTTCCCGTCCCGGTAGTCGAGGTATCCCGCGAGGAAATTCGCGTAGGCGCGTGCCCGCAGGTGGACGGCGCCCGCGGAACCGAACGGTTGGAACGCTTCGGCGCGGGAGGCAAAAAGAATGAGGGCCAGAGCCCCCATCGCGGCGCGGTTTCTCATGCGTTCCCCCGAGGAAAATTGCGATCTTTTTTATTATACACTAAGCCCGAAAGCTGCGAGGAGGGACCGTTGGCCGGGATCCACGCGCTGCGCGAACTGCCCGTTCCGGAAATCCTTTCCGCCCTGCTCTCCCGGGGCGGAGAGTACGGCGAGCTGTTCCGCGAGGAGGTCGTCTCCCTGTCCGTCCTGCTGGAGGACGGGCGCGTCGAACGGGTGGTCTCCGGGGCGGACGCCGGGATCGGCGTCCGGCTCCTCTTTCGCGGGAGGACCTACTACGCCTACACGAACGACCACTCCGCGGAGGCGCTCCTCTCCCTGGCGGGGGACCTGTCCCGCCACGCGGACGCCGGCGGCGTGCCCGTTTCCGTCCCGGGGTCTCCCACGGCGGCGGCGGGCCCGACCGTCGTCCGGATCCCTCCCGGTTCGCGCGATATCGCCTGGAAAGTCGGCCTGGTGCGGGAGATCGACCGGGCGGCCCGGGGATATTCGTCCGGGATCCGGCAGGTCCGCGCGACGTACGGGGAATCGAGGCGGACGGTGGAGGTCGCCGCGCATCCCGGCGTGTTCGCGGCGGAGGAGCAGAATTACGGGGTCCTGGCGGTGCAGTGCGTCGCAGGGAACGGCGCCGGGCTGACGATGGGGTACGAGTCCGCAGGGGGGACCGGGGGGCTCGAGTTCCTCGACGGCGGCGTCCCGGAGACGCTCGCGCGCAAGGCGGCCGGGCGCGCGACGCGGGCGCTGCGTGCAGCGAAACTCCCCGGGGGGCGGATGCCCGTGGTGCTCTCCTCGGAGGCGGGCGGCACGATGGTCCACGAGGCGATCGGGCACGGGCTGGAGGCGGACCTCGCGCTGCGCGGGATGTCGGTCTACAAGGACCGGATGGGGGAGCGGATCGGATCGCCCCTCGTGTCGATCGCGGACGACGCCACCCTTCCCGGAAAGCGGGGTTCGTTCGGGATGGACGACGAGGGAACGCCGGGACGCCGGACCGTGCTCGTGGAGAAGGGGATCCTGAAGGGGTTCCTGCACGACCGCCTGTCGTCGATGCGGGAGGGGGGATCCCCGACGGGGAACGGGCGGCGCGAGTCGTACCGGCACAAGCCGATCCCCCGGATGACGAACACCCTGATCCTGCCGGGGGAGACCCCCCCGGGAGATGTACTCGCGGGCGTCGGCCATGGGCTGCTCGTCCTGAAGATGGGGGGCGGGCAGGTGAACACCGTGACCGGGGACTTCATGTTCGAGGTCGCGGAGGGGTACCGGATCGAGGGAGGCCGGCAGGGCGAGCCGGTTCGCGGCGCCACGATCACGGGGAACGGCCCGGAGGTGCTGTCGATGATCGACCGGGTCGGGTCGGACCTGGGGTTCGGGATCGGCACGTGCGGCAAGGACGGGCAGGGGGTTCCGGTCGGGGACGCCCAGCCCACCCTCTCGATCGGTCCTCCCTACATCACCGTGGGGTGATGCGCGCGCCCACTCCTTCTTGCCTTTTCCGCGGGGGCGGATAGAATGCCGTTTATACGGAACTGGGAGGGATGCCATGACGATCCGGCGCTTGTCCGTCTGCCTCACCGTCTTCCTCGCGCTGTTGCTGTCCGCCCCGCTCCACGGGGCGGAAAATCCGGACGCGGCCGCCGCGCCGGAGTGCCTCAAGGGGACCGTGGCGAAGGTGACCGAGGGGGCGCTCGCCCTGAAGAACACTTCCTTCCCCGACGAGACGCTCCCCAAGCGGGACATATCGATCCTCCTGGACAAGGAGACCACCTATTTCGACGGGACGAAGAAGGTGAACCGTGCCGCGCTGACCCCCGGGCACATCGTCCTCGTGTACTGCAAGATGGCGGGAAAGGAACGGAAGGCGGCCCTGGTGCGGATCATCGGGGGGAAGAAGCTCTGACCGCCTCGCCCGCCCCGTCCTCTTGGTAACGCGCCTCCTCGAAGTCCTCGCGGGCTTCGTCATATTCGTCATCTCGTCGCTGGGGCTTCCCGGCATCGTCCTGCTGATGGCGATCGAGTCCGCGTGCATCCCCCTTCCGTCCGAAGTGATCATGCCGTTCTCGGGGTACCTCGTGTACAAGGGGGTCCACACGCTCTGGGGGGTGGGGCTGGCCGGCGCCGTCGGGTGCGTCGTCGGATCGGTGCCCGCGTACTACCTCGGGATGTACGGAGGCCGCCCGCTGATCGAGAAGTACGGGAAGTACATCCTGATGTC
This genomic window from Deltaproteobacteria bacterium contains:
- a CDS encoding tetratricopeptide repeat protein; this translates as MRNRAAMGALALILFASRAEAFQPFGSAGAVHLRARAYANFLAGYLDYRDGNLDSALDWYGKALKYSDDEPDILFEIANIQVKKGRLPEARETLRKALAQDEGHTRSRYLMAGILAASGDRAAALAEYERVVREDPENDEPYLHMATLHAEEGRYDKALEVLGTLIGRNPDSHLGYYYRGRILASQKKFEAALADYDKALEVAPGFDAALIDSGAVLEILNRNAEAEERYQRALHSAPNNPFIRERLGRVLVREKKIDQALGQYEELKKFSSNSIDVRAKLGLLYLDRDRFDDAINEFTFVLTAEPENAQVRFFLGSAYEEKGAVQEAADAFRRIPESAPVYRDATVRLAMLLSRQKRADEAIAVSRKLREKYPEDPDLMIFLGGLLEESKRYEEALAVVTEATVKAPKSPGAWFSHGVISDKMGKFDQVVASMEKVILLDPKHATALNYLGYTFADRNIRIPEAEKLILRALEVRPDDGYFLDSLAWVRYRQGDFPRAEEGLRRALQLVPDDPVVLEHLGDVLAARGKTDEAAAQYERAIAKGHEKPSELSAKLMALRRPGAAVK
- a CDS encoding TldD/PmbA family protein, whose translation is MRELPVPEILSALLSRGGEYGELFREEVVSLSVLLEDGRVERVVSGADAGIGVRLLFRGRTYYAYTNDHSAEALLSLAGDLSRHADAGGVPVSVPGSPTAAAGPTVVRIPPGSRDIAWKVGLVREIDRAARGYSSGIRQVRATYGESRRTVEVAAHPGVFAAEEQNYGVLAVQCVAGNGAGLTMGYESAGGTGGLEFLDGGVPETLARKAAGRATRALRAAKLPGGRMPVVLSSEAGGTMVHEAIGHGLEADLALRGMSVYKDRMGERIGSPLVSIADDATLPGKRGSFGMDDEGTPGRRTVLVEKGILKGFLHDRLSSMREGGSPTGNGRRESYRHKPIPRMTNTLILPGETPPGDVLAGVGHGLLVLKMGGGQVNTVTGDFMFEVAEGYRIEGGRQGEPVRGATITGNGPEVLSMIDRVGSDLGFGIGTCGKDGQGVPVGDAQPTLSIGPPYITVG